The proteins below come from a single Burkholderia sp. FERM BP-3421 genomic window:
- a CDS encoding pirin family protein has translation MFRIRRAAERDHASQGWLERHRSFAAPDAPDDPHPPLGALYALNDECIAPTRGFSLHPHRDLEIVTYVLEGALAHRDSMGNGAILRAGDAQRLSAGRGMLHSTYNASCALPLRLLQIWLRPGERGGRPDYAGQRRAEHGRRGLRALAAPGGRDGVLSLRADAAIYVGLFDGPERAVFDLAARRRAYVHVVRGALAVNGERLEAGDGARIGGVDAVSFACGEQAEVLLFDLG, from the coding sequence ATGTTCCGGATTCGCCGCGCGGCCGAGCGCGACCATGCCAGCCAGGGGTGGCTCGAACGCCACCGCAGTTTCGCGGCGCCCGATGCGCCCGACGACCCGCACCCGCCGCTCGGCGCGCTGTACGCGCTCAATGACGAATGCATCGCGCCGACCCGCGGTTTCAGCCTGCACCCGCATCGCGACCTGGAAATCGTCACCTACGTGCTGGAGGGGGCGCTCGCGCATCGCGACAGCATGGGCAACGGCGCGATCCTGCGGGCGGGCGATGCGCAGCGGCTGAGCGCCGGGCGGGGGATGCTGCACAGCACCTACAACGCGTCGTGCGCCCTGCCGCTGCGCCTGCTGCAGATCTGGCTGCGGCCGGGCGAGCGCGGCGGGCGGCCGGACTATGCGGGGCAGCGCCGCGCGGAGCACGGCCGGCGCGGGCTGCGGGCGCTCGCGGCGCCGGGCGGGCGCGACGGGGTGTTGTCGCTGCGCGCCGACGCGGCGATCTACGTCGGGCTGTTCGACGGCCCGGAGCGGGCCGTGTTCGACCTCGCGGCGAGGCGGCGCGCCTATGTGCACGTTGTGCGCGGCGCGCTGGCGGTCAACGGCGAGCGGCTGGAGGCGGGCGACGGCGCGCGGATCGGCGGGGTCGACGCGGTCTCGTTCGCGTGCGGCGAGCAGGCGGAGGTGCTGCTGTTCGATCTGGGGTGA
- a CDS encoding ATP-binding protein has protein sequence MRKPIDSLFGRLALLVVGVLLLSHFAWYTAIRLERNQFQARYAVEEAAFLVDAVRQHAERAPGQPLPSRVRLVPPDSPDVPRDDPDLPVPLRRFVDDLRERMPAGTQVRIGAPGRPPVLWVKEPSDAEWIVVPAQPLRPPRSLDRMVLWLVMIFSAAVMAALFAAWQLQQPLRSLARAVARFGRGMPVPPLRERGPRELRQLTRGFNQMVQQVSGAENDRAVMLAGVAHDLRTPLARMRLRAEMMDDARLRDGVVRDVDSMSHIVDQFLVFAHGGADRSEVVEVDQACERVARTYRAVAPNAPAVRTELNAGPGFRLPTASLDRILSNLLDNAHAYGAPPVTIATARTPEGYALTVSDHGKGIAPRDLADASRPFVRLDPARGGNGHSGLGLAIVERLVQRTGGACEIGNREEGGLQITMTFPLDVMSKEAPQAATS, from the coding sequence ATGCGCAAACCCATTGATTCGCTGTTCGGGCGGCTGGCACTCCTCGTGGTGGGGGTGCTGTTGCTGTCGCATTTCGCGTGGTACACGGCGATCCGGCTCGAGCGCAACCAGTTTCAGGCGCGCTACGCGGTCGAGGAAGCCGCCTTCCTCGTCGACGCGGTGCGCCAGCACGCCGAGCGCGCGCCCGGCCAGCCGCTGCCGTCGCGGGTGCGGCTCGTGCCGCCGGACAGCCCCGACGTGCCGCGCGACGATCCGGACCTGCCGGTGCCGCTGCGGCGTTTCGTCGACGACCTGCGCGAGCGCATGCCGGCCGGCACCCAGGTGCGGATCGGCGCGCCGGGCCGGCCGCCCGTGCTGTGGGTGAAGGAACCGTCCGACGCCGAATGGATCGTGGTGCCCGCGCAGCCGCTGCGCCCGCCGCGTTCGCTCGACCGGATGGTGCTGTGGCTCGTGATGATCTTCTCGGCGGCGGTGATGGCCGCGCTGTTCGCCGCCTGGCAGCTGCAGCAGCCGCTGCGTTCGCTCGCGCGCGCGGTCGCGCGCTTCGGCCGCGGCATGCCGGTGCCGCCGCTGCGCGAGCGCGGCCCGCGCGAGCTGCGCCAGCTGACGCGCGGCTTCAACCAGATGGTCCAGCAGGTGTCGGGCGCGGAAAACGATCGCGCGGTGATGCTCGCGGGTGTCGCGCACGACCTGCGCACGCCGCTCGCGCGCATGCGGCTGCGGGCCGAGATGATGGACGACGCGCGCCTGCGCGACGGCGTGGTGCGCGACGTCGACTCGATGTCGCACATCGTCGACCAGTTCCTCGTGTTCGCGCACGGCGGCGCCGATCGCAGCGAAGTGGTCGAGGTCGACCAGGCCTGCGAGCGGGTGGCGAGAACCTACCGTGCGGTGGCGCCCAACGCGCCGGCGGTGCGGACCGAGCTGAACGCGGGGCCGGGCTTCCGGCTGCCGACCGCGTCGCTCGACCGGATCCTGTCGAACCTGCTCGACAACGCGCACGCCTACGGCGCGCCGCCCGTGACGATCGCGACCGCGCGCACCCCCGAGGGCTATGCGCTGACGGTCAGCGACCACGGCAAGGGCATCGCGCCGCGCGACCTGGCCGACGCGAGCCGGCCGTTCGTGCGGCTCGACCCGGCGCGCGGCGGCAACGGCCACAGCGGGCTCGGGCTCGCGATCGTCGAGCGGCTCGTGCAGCGCACGGGCGGCGCGTGCGAGATCGGCAACCGGGAAGAGGGGGGCTTGCAGATCACGATGACCTTCCCGCTCGACGTGATGTCGAAGGAAGCGCCGCAGGCGGCGACTTCGTGA
- a CDS encoding response regulator, whose product MTTQILIVDDDQELRDLLRDYLVRQGMEVSVLHDAASLEKRLERERPDLIVLDLMMPGVDGLTALRQLRAAGDDIPVIMLTARADDVDRIVGLELGADDYLGKPFNPRELLARVQAVLRRRRTTPSAAAPEQREPYAFGRFVLDFQARTLAVDGKPATLSSSEFALLKIFVNNALRTLTRERLLELLHGPEYDGTDRGIDVQVWRLRRILESDPSTPRFIQTVRGRGYVFVPNGEAHAQTH is encoded by the coding sequence ATGACTACCCAGATCCTCATCGTCGACGACGACCAAGAACTGCGCGACCTGCTGCGCGACTACCTCGTTCGCCAGGGCATGGAGGTGTCGGTCCTGCACGACGCCGCATCGCTCGAAAAGCGCCTCGAACGCGAGCGTCCCGACCTGATCGTGCTCGATCTCATGATGCCGGGCGTCGACGGCCTGACCGCGCTGCGGCAGCTGCGCGCGGCGGGCGACGACATCCCCGTGATCATGCTGACCGCGCGCGCGGACGACGTCGACCGCATCGTCGGCCTCGAACTGGGCGCGGACGACTACCTCGGCAAGCCGTTCAACCCGCGCGAGCTGCTCGCGCGCGTGCAGGCGGTGCTGCGGCGGCGCCGCACGACGCCGTCGGCGGCGGCGCCCGAGCAGCGCGAGCCGTACGCGTTCGGCCGCTTCGTGCTCGATTTCCAGGCCCGCACGCTGGCCGTCGACGGCAAGCCGGCGACGCTGTCGAGCAGCGAATTCGCGCTCCTGAAGATCTTCGTCAACAACGCGCTGCGCACGCTGACCCGCGAGCGCCTCCTGGAGCTGCTGCACGGGCCGGAATACGACGGCACCGACCGCGGCATCGACGTGCAGGTCTGGCGCCTGCGCCGCATCCTCGAGAGCGATCCGTCGACGCCGCGTTTCATCCAGACGGTACGGGGCCGCGGCTACGTGTTCGTGCCGAACGGCGAGGCTCATGCGCAAACCCATTGA
- a CDS encoding periplasmic heavy metal sensor: protein MYKKMSRVAIAASAVLALAFGATAQAAPADQPPSGGPGMHRMHDGHEGGPFMMMKRLHDKLNLSAAQEQQWQAALNTMKQNGAAMRKNHEQIRQQFAAQRNQPILDMNALHAARQQVEQQNAQLREQTSAAWLAFYNGLNDQQKTTVSTAFKEHMAKMAQRHEKMKERWQQHRAAQGASAAAPAQPQ, encoded by the coding sequence ATGTATAAGAAGATGTCCCGGGTGGCCATCGCCGCCTCCGCCGTGCTCGCCCTTGCCTTCGGCGCCACCGCCCAAGCCGCGCCTGCCGACCAGCCGCCGTCCGGCGGCCCCGGCATGCACCGGATGCACGACGGGCACGAAGGCGGTCCGTTCATGATGATGAAGCGCCTGCACGACAAGCTGAACCTGTCCGCCGCGCAGGAACAGCAGTGGCAGGCCGCCCTCAACACCATGAAGCAGAACGGCGCGGCGATGCGCAAGAACCACGAGCAGATCCGCCAGCAGTTCGCCGCCCAGCGGAACCAGCCGATCCTCGACATGAACGCGCTGCACGCGGCCCGCCAGCAGGTCGAGCAACAGAACGCGCAGCTGCGCGAACAGACTTCGGCCGCCTGGCTCGCGTTCTACAACGGCCTGAACGACCAGCAGAAGACCACCGTCAGCACGGCGTTCAAGGAGCACATGGCGAAGATGGCGCAGCGCCACGAGAAGATGAAGGAACGCTGGCAGCAGCACCGCGCCGCGCAAGGCGCGTCGGCCGCCGCGCCGGCCCAGCCGCAGTAA